One genomic window of Ruminococcus gauvreauii includes the following:
- the cysK gene encoding cysteine synthase A produces the protein MIYNNVLEAIGHTPMIRLNRMNSPENAEVLVKFEGLNVGGSIKTRTAFNMIEEAEKQGLLTKDTIIVEPTSGNQGIGLSLIGAVKGYRTIIIMPDSVSEERRKLVQHYGAEVKLVHDAGNIGECIDECLQTALRMAKENPNVFVPQQFENPANPMVHRHHTGLEILEQVAGPIHGFCSGIGTGGTITGIGEVLKALNPDITIWAVEPENAAILAGGTIGTHLQMGIGDGLIPAILNQQIYDDIYVVTDEEAIQTAKDLARKEGLMCGISSGTNVAAALKLAKKLGKGKTVVTVLPDTAERYFSTPLFENE, from the coding sequence ATGATATACAACAATGTATTAGAAGCGATCGGGCATACTCCGATGATCCGGCTGAACCGCATGAACAGCCCTGAAAATGCAGAGGTTCTGGTGAAATTTGAGGGATTGAATGTGGGTGGATCGATCAAGACCCGTACGGCTTTCAACATGATTGAGGAGGCAGAAAAGCAGGGACTTCTGACAAAGGATACCATTATTGTGGAGCCGACGAGCGGAAACCAGGGCATTGGGCTTTCACTGATCGGCGCAGTAAAGGGGTACCGGACGATCATCATCATGCCGGACTCGGTCAGCGAAGAGCGCAGAAAACTGGTACAGCATTACGGGGCAGAGGTAAAACTGGTCCATGATGCGGGAAATATCGGGGAATGTATCGACGAATGCCTGCAGACAGCGCTTCGCATGGCAAAGGAAAATCCGAATGTATTCGTACCGCAGCAGTTTGAAAACCCGGCGAACCCCATGGTGCACCGTCATCATACGGGGCTGGAGATACTGGAACAGGTGGCGGGACCGATACATGGGTTCTGTTCAGGGATAGGAACCGGAGGAACCATTACCGGGATCGGTGAAGTCCTGAAGGCACTGAATCCGGATATTACGATATGGGCAGTAGAGCCTGAGAATGCCGCGATACTGGCAGGCGGTACGATCGGAACACATCTGCAGATGGGAATCGGAGACGGATTGATACCTGCAATCCTCAATCAGCAGATTTATGATGATATATATGTCGTTACAGATGAAGAAGCAATTCAGACTGCCAAGGATCTGGCCAGAAAAGAAGGACTTATGTGCGGGATTTCCAGCGGCACAAATGTTGCAGCAGCGCTGAAACTTGCGAAAAAACTGGGGAAAGGGAAGACGGTCGTAACAGTACTGCCGGATACCGCGGAACGGTATTTTTCCACGCCTCTGTTTGAAAATGAATGA
- the purD gene encoding phosphoribosylamine--glycine ligase: protein MKVLIIGSGGREHAIAWKVSKSPRVDEIYCAPGNAGIEEYAKCVDIGAMEFEKLAAFAKEEGIDLTIVGMDDPLVGGIVDVFEAEGLRVFGPRKNAAILEGSKAFSKDLMKKYNIPTAAYENFEDPEKALAYLETAKFPIVLKADGLALGKGVLICNTLQEARDGVKSIMMDKKFGTAGNTMVIEEFMTGREVSVLSFVDGKTIRTMTSAQDHKRAKDGDQGLNTGGMGTFSPSPFYTDEVDDFCNQYIYQATVDAMASEGREFKGIIFFGLMLTEEGPKVLEYNARFGDPEAQVVLPRMKNDMIEVVEACIDGTLDQIDLQFEDNAAVCVVLASDGYPVSYEKGFVISGLENFKDKEGYYVFHAGTKRTDKGIVTNGGRVLGVTAKGKDLKDARANAYEAIKLVEFENKYCRNDIGKAIDEA, encoded by the coding sequence ATGAAGGTTCTTATAATTGGAAGCGGCGGAAGAGAACATGCGATTGCATGGAAGGTGTCGAAGAGTCCCCGGGTGGACGAAATTTACTGTGCTCCGGGCAATGCCGGAATTGAAGAATATGCAAAGTGTGTGGATATTGGCGCCATGGAATTTGAGAAACTGGCGGCATTTGCGAAAGAAGAAGGGATAGACCTTACGATCGTTGGAATGGATGATCCGCTTGTGGGCGGTATCGTGGATGTATTCGAGGCGGAAGGGCTGCGCGTGTTCGGACCGAGAAAGAATGCGGCGATCCTGGAGGGCTCCAAGGCTTTTTCGAAAGACCTTATGAAGAAATATAACATACCGACGGCGGCGTATGAGAATTTTGAGGATCCCGAAAAGGCGCTTGCTTATCTGGAAACTGCAAAATTCCCGATCGTCCTGAAGGCTGACGGACTGGCACTGGGCAAAGGCGTATTGATCTGCAACACGCTTCAGGAGGCCAGGGATGGTGTGAAGTCCATTATGATGGATAAAAAGTTCGGCACTGCCGGAAACACGATGGTCATTGAAGAATTTATGACCGGGCGTGAAGTCTCGGTTCTGTCTTTTGTTGATGGAAAGACGATCAGAACGATGACCTCCGCACAGGACCACAAACGTGCGAAAGACGGTGACCAGGGGCTTAATACCGGAGGAATGGGTACCTTTTCTCCGAGCCCATTCTACACGGATGAAGTAGACGATTTCTGCAATCAATACATTTACCAGGCAACGGTTGACGCAATGGCTTCGGAGGGCAGAGAATTTAAGGGAATCATTTTCTTTGGCCTGATGCTGACTGAGGAGGGACCGAAAGTTCTGGAATATAACGCGAGATTTGGTGATCCGGAAGCTCAGGTTGTTCTTCCGCGCATGAAAAATGATATGATCGAGGTTGTGGAGGCGTGTATTGACGGTACTCTGGATCAGATTGATCTGCAGTTTGAAGACAACGCGGCTGTCTGTGTCGTACTGGCGTCTGATGGATATCCCGTTTCTTACGAAAAGGGTTTTGTGATCAGCGGACTGGAGAATTTTAAAGATAAAGAGGGCTATTACGTATTTCATGCAGGAACAAAGAGGACAGATAAGGGCATCGTGACGAACGGGGGAAGGGTGCTCGGTGTGACCGCAAAGGGAAAAGATCTGAAGGATGCCCGTGCAAATGCTTATGAAGCCATTAAGCTGGTGGAATTTGAAAACAAGTACTGCCGCAATGATATCGGTAAGGCGATTGACGAGGCGTAA